In Acomys russatus chromosome 9, mAcoRus1.1, whole genome shotgun sequence, the following are encoded in one genomic region:
- the LOC127193805 gene encoding zinc finger protein 728-like produces MLSFSDVAIYFSRDECECLGPAQWKLYRDVMLENYSNLVFLGLASSKPYLVTFLEQRQEPADVKRQAAATVHPGVSGQSRIFKYST; encoded by the exons ATGCTGTCATTCTCGGATGTGGCCATTTATTTCTCAAGAGATGAGTGTGAATGCCTGGGCCCTGCGCAGTGGAAATTGTACAGGGATGTGATGTTGGAGAACTACAGCAACCTTGTGTTCCTGG GTCTTGCTTCCTCTAAGCCATACCTGGTCACTTTTCTGGAGCAAAGACAAGAGCCTGCAGATGTAAAGAGACAAGCAGCTGCCACCGTGCACCCAGGTGTGTCAGGACAAagtagaatatttaaatattcaacaTAA